In Desulfoferula mesophila, the genomic window CTGGCTGCATACCGGCGACTACGCCCGCAGGGACGCCGAGGGCTTTATCTTCATCGTGGACCGCAAGGGGGACATGATCATCAGCGGGGGCAAGAACATCTACCCCCGGGAGATCGAGGAGGTGCTCTACCAGCATCCGGCGGTGCGCGAGGCCATGGTCATCGGAGTGCCCGACCCCCACTGGGGCGAGTCGGTCAAGGCCATCGTGGTGCTCCATGAGGGCGCCAAGCTGGAGCCCGCGGAGTTGATCGAGCATTGCAAGGCTAATCTGGCCTCCTACAAAAAACCCCGCACCGTGGAATTTTGGGACTCGCTTCCCAAAAGCCCCACCGGTAAGCTGCTCAAGAGAGTGGTTCGCGACCAGTTCCGCGCGGGCGAGACGGCCTGACCCTTCCCGGCCCGGCCCGGCGGCACGCAGCAGGGGCCGACCGGCCCGGGGAGAGGAGCATGTTGGTCAACAGCGTGGAACGCAAGATCATGTGGGGGGATCTGGACTCCCTGGGGATCGTCTTTTATCCCCGCTTCTACGAGTGGATCGACGCCTCGGGGCATTTGTTTTTCGAGGCCCTGGGCTTCAATCTGGGGGAGGTGTGGAAGCAGCGCCAGATCTGCTTCGGCCTGGTCAAGACCTCCTGCGAATACCTCGCCCCCGGTCGCTATCACCAGCAAATACGCATCGACACCAAGGTGGCGGAGCTGGCCGCCAAGACGGTGACCTTGGACCACCGGATTATCGACGCCGCCTCCCAGGCGCTAATGGTCCAGGGCCTGGAAAAGCGCATCTGCTTGGATGTGAGCGACTCCGAGCGTTTCCACGCCCGCGACATCCCCGCCGACATACACCGGGCCTTGGAGCAAAGCGCCCGCTGAACCCGCCGCTGGACGGGATTTTTTCTCTTGCCCAGCCTGGGGTATCGGCAGATACCGCCAGCTGGGTTATCATTGCCGCCTAGGATCCCGCCGCAAGGGCAGGCCCCCGGCGGGATCGTCTGAAGCGCAACCTCAGCCAAAGGAGAAGCAGCTATGCTCAAGCCGGCCAAGGACAGTATTGATCTGGGCGTGTTGGTCAAGGACATAGACGCCAGCCTGGCCTTTTACCGCGATACCCTGGGCTTGGCCTACGTGGGCAGCAATGCCAGCGGCATGGGAACCCTGCACCGGCTGCGCTACGGCACCAGCGACTTCAAGCTGATCGACCCCAGCGAAGTGCCCCCGGCCGGGGCCCAGGGCATCACCGCCAGTTTGGGCTTTCGCTACGTGACCTTTGTCATCAGCAACCTGGACGAGGTCTGCGCCAAGCTGGC contains:
- a CDS encoding acyl-CoA thioesterase, with protein sequence MLVNSVERKIMWGDLDSLGIVFYPRFYEWIDASGHLFFEALGFNLGEVWKQRQICFGLVKTSCEYLAPGRYHQQIRIDTKVAELAAKTVTLDHRIIDAASQALMVQGLEKRICLDVSDSERFHARDIPADIHRALEQSAR
- a CDS encoding VOC family protein, which encodes MLKPAKDSIDLGVLVKDIDASLAFYRDTLGLAYVGSNASGMGTLHRLRYGTSDFKLIDPSEVPPAGAQGITASLGFRYVTFVISNLDEVCAKLAELGVAFELQPVEIRPGVRIAMVQDPDGNVVEFVQLG